A single Tenacibaculum sp. 190524A02b DNA region contains:
- a CDS encoding DUF6261 family protein: protein MISSFFYRFKHLEIIQYLDQVIAIVNKEDVSTLLLTDSLTELNVKLSALQAVYKQTRGSVITKEIEAIDDRRDKAIRGLKTVVTGYTHYFTEAESLAANKLLTVIDKHGPNIARREYNEETAILNTIVKDIEKETVLTEAVTTLHLTNWFNELKESNTLFNTKYLERLDESVENPLANFPELRKEAVNAYYNLVDHIKAHKTLTNTAAYTLLLEKIESLAAAYEQTIENRYNTTSETPDTEEPNTEVPTDTVSTDVDDTLA, encoded by the coding sequence ATGATTTCATCATTTTTTTACAGGTTTAAACACCTAGAAATTATACAATACCTAGATCAAGTAATAGCTATTGTAAATAAAGAAGACGTGAGTACTTTATTGCTTACCGACTCGCTAACTGAGCTTAACGTTAAATTAAGCGCTTTGCAAGCCGTGTACAAGCAAACAAGAGGCAGTGTAATAACTAAGGAAATAGAAGCTATTGATGATAGAAGAGATAAAGCTATTAGAGGCTTAAAAACAGTAGTTACAGGGTATACACATTATTTTACAGAGGCAGAGTCATTGGCAGCTAACAAGTTACTAACAGTAATAGATAAGCACGGTCCAAATATTGCCCGCAGAGAATATAATGAAGAAACAGCCATTCTTAATACTATAGTAAAAGACATAGAAAAAGAAACAGTGCTAACAGAAGCAGTGACTACTTTACATTTAACTAATTGGTTTAATGAGTTAAAAGAAAGTAATACCTTGTTTAATACAAAGTATTTAGAACGTTTAGACGAATCTGTAGAAAATCCATTAGCTAATTTCCCAGAATTACGTAAAGAGGCAGTAAATGCCTATTATAATTTAGTAGATCATATAAAAGCGCATAAAACACTAACCAATACCGCAGCTTACACACTATTGTTAGAAAAAATAGAAAGTTTAGCTGCGGCTTATGAACAAACTATTGAAAACAGATACAATACAACATCTGAAACGCCAGACACTGAGGAACCTAATACGGAAGTCCCTACAGATACAGTGTCTACAGATGTTGATGATACACTAGCCTAA
- a CDS encoding class I SAM-dependent DNA methyltransferase — translation MITGELKSKIDKIWGDFRSGGISTPITVIEQFTYLIFLRQLNEKQTQKEKEANLLGIAIENEIYPEKYKKFRWSYFKQLTPEERFILFTRPQKEMDNLTAFDFMKNIGKQGGVFAQHMKGAMFMIQTPGLLDKVVQQIDALNINDKDLLGDLYEYMLSKIAEAGTNGQFRTPRHIIRMMVEIMQPKKEDTICDPSSGTAGFLVAAGQYIYEKHNDWFLDETFRNHFHNQMFNGIEFDPNMLRIGAMNMQSHGLENPTLIGKDALSTKLTTEYQYNDKLSQEENEKKEKEFQKEILEEAYSLILANPPFKGSLDYEEVESSLLKVTKTKKTELLFLALMLRLLKTGGRAAVIVPDGVLFGSSNAHKSIRKQLVENQQLHAVISMPSGVFKPYAVVSTAILIFTKTNSGGTDKVWFYDMKADGLSLDDKRNLLVTEAAFEQCFTEPENIVTEVKEKCDIPQILLDAQKLLNVSSDNTSLREGTTKQSLEEKYADRTQQSFLVPKQEIIDKNWDLSINRYKEIVYKEIEYEAPSALLQQIKDLDAQRTQAMLNLEKMIG, via the coding sequence ATGATTACAGGAGAATTAAAGAGTAAAATTGATAAAATTTGGGGTGATTTCAGGAGTGGAGGAATTTCCACCCCAATCACTGTTATTGAGCAATTTACCTACCTTATATTTTTACGACAGTTAAACGAAAAGCAAACGCAAAAAGAAAAGGAAGCAAATTTGTTAGGTATTGCAATAGAAAATGAGATTTACCCAGAAAAATACAAGAAATTTCGCTGGAGTTATTTTAAGCAACTCACCCCAGAAGAGAGATTTATCTTATTTACACGCCCACAAAAGGAGATGGACAATTTAACGGCTTTTGATTTTATGAAAAACATAGGTAAACAAGGAGGGGTGTTTGCCCAGCACATGAAAGGAGCCATGTTTATGATACAAACCCCAGGCTTGTTGGATAAGGTGGTACAGCAAATTGATGCGCTTAATATTAATGATAAGGATTTACTGGGCGATTTATACGAATACATGCTCTCAAAAATTGCAGAAGCAGGCACCAATGGGCAATTCCGTACGCCTCGCCATATTATTCGTATGATGGTAGAAATAATGCAACCCAAAAAAGAAGATACCATTTGCGATCCGTCAAGCGGAACGGCAGGTTTTTTGGTAGCGGCAGGGCAATATATTTACGAAAAACATAACGATTGGTTTTTAGACGAAACCTTTAGAAACCACTTTCATAACCAAATGTTTAACGGTATTGAATTTGATCCTAACATGCTTCGTATTGGCGCTATGAACATGCAATCACATGGCTTGGAAAACCCAACACTTATTGGTAAAGATGCCTTGAGTACTAAGTTAACCACCGAATACCAATACAACGATAAGCTTTCACAAGAAGAAAATGAAAAAAAGGAAAAAGAATTTCAGAAAGAAATTCTTGAAGAAGCCTACTCGCTTATTTTAGCCAATCCGCCGTTTAAAGGAAGTTTAGACTATGAGGAGGTAGAAAGTAGCTTATTAAAAGTTACCAAAACCAAAAAAACCGAATTGTTGTTTTTAGCCCTTATGCTACGCTTGCTAAAAACAGGAGGACGCGCCGCAGTTATTGTACCCGATGGCGTATTGTTTGGAAGCTCAAATGCACATAAAAGCATACGTAAACAGCTTGTTGAAAACCAACAACTACACGCTGTAATTTCCATGCCTAGTGGTGTATTTAAACCTTATGCAGTAGTAAGTACAGCTATTTTAATATTTACCAAAACCAACTCTGGTGGTACCGATAAAGTTTGGTTTTACGACATGAAAGCCGATGGTTTAAGTTTAGATGATAAACGTAACTTATTAGTAACCGAGGCAGCTTTTGAACAGTGTTTTACAGAACCTGAAAATATAGTAACAGAGGTAAAAGAGAAATGTGATATCCCACAAATATTATTAGATGCTCAAAAACTCCTAAATGTCAGTTCGGATAATACGTCATTGCGAGAAGGTACGACGAAGCAATCTCTTGAAGAGAAGTACGCAGACCGCACCCAACAAAGCTTCCTAGTACCCAAACAAGAAATTATTGACAAAAATTGGGATTTATCCATTAACCGCTACAAAGAAATTGTATACAAAGAAATTGAGTACGAAGCCCCAAGTGCATTATTACAGCAAATAAAAGACTTAGATGCCCAACGTACGCAAGCCATGTTGAACCTTGAAAAGATGATAGGTTAA
- a CDS encoding N-6 DNA methylase — protein MKLMREDNYIVEKISDQFWQSAHVLKTIVLDASLDLTLFFVCVYKDEIFTDLNMASRHEQLNEIKKNIQNNSFYSRIYEVYAPLIDNIPPNQLDQLFYHITNISHYDLNLYFHKVFEKILQKIFSYKGKYSGESIQPKEISRLIIKLAKLPTNAKVYNPFAGLASFGIFLEGFHEYYGQEINQQTWAIGKMRLKAHNKDFSYRYELSDSIEKWDEFKKYDLIVATPPFGMRIPKYIDSYFFGKSYGTIENFLIDKGLNSLKNNGKLITVFSLSFLFKGGQSTRIKKWLIDKNFIDTIITLPSGLFSNTNIPVCIIIFKTVSSRPGYVKLLDASNFYSKDGPRNKILNNQQIIDLLNDDLENDYLKYISTEHFYKNDFDLSFGRYFLKDINGTPLKEFAEIINGSKAPQGKKMRQVQIKNLKDEVFDSKLNSTEINLSVINRGTFKIIEKSCILIATKWNSLKPTYFEYTGEPIAISRSIVALRLNEDIVDPTFFINELSADYIKKQLKAYRVGSVQPILRSKDLINIIFQLPTMQEQKAKVSAIIELSDRLKKIEAEKENIVRGIQKEETESSTSLSHILGKPLLSIGSSIEIIQNALTKVDPNWKNIVISERRQFKMSDAFDSISKNLKYIQELADVNTALVSVSAFNLTEIHFLKFLSEFVKTEKKSLNGNIDLKLDIHDDIKEQMNNQILIKGNEQKLKIVLTNLIDNAKNHAFINKDQEHKINIEILPFTGNEKEADQFNYDIDGRKSYVEVKVSNTGKPFPKDLKLEDYIRKSFAVGATKNKGLGGYEVNEILKVHNDRKQALNIISNQELEYCTTISFLLPII, from the coding sequence ATGAAGCTTATGAGAGAAGATAATTATATAGTTGAGAAAATATCAGATCAGTTCTGGCAATCTGCCCATGTTTTGAAAACAATAGTATTAGATGCTAGCCTTGATCTTACACTTTTTTTTGTTTGTGTATATAAAGACGAAATTTTTACGGATCTGAATATGGCCTCTCGTCATGAGCAATTAAACGAGATAAAAAAAAATATTCAAAATAACTCATTTTACAGCAGAATATATGAAGTTTATGCTCCTCTGATTGATAATATCCCTCCAAATCAATTAGATCAGTTATTTTATCATATTACGAATATTAGCCACTATGATTTAAATTTATATTTTCATAAAGTCTTTGAAAAGATTCTTCAAAAAATTTTCTCCTATAAAGGAAAGTACTCAGGCGAATCCATACAGCCAAAAGAAATAAGTCGTTTGATTATAAAATTAGCAAAATTACCTACTAACGCTAAGGTATACAATCCTTTTGCTGGTTTAGCATCTTTTGGTATATTCTTAGAAGGCTTTCATGAATATTATGGTCAGGAAATAAACCAACAAACATGGGCAATTGGAAAAATGAGATTGAAAGCTCATAACAAAGACTTTAGCTATAGATATGAATTAAGTGATTCAATAGAAAAATGGGATGAATTTAAAAAATATGATCTTATTGTTGCCACCCCGCCTTTTGGTATGCGAATACCCAAATACATAGATTCATATTTTTTTGGAAAATCATACGGAACGATTGAGAACTTTCTAATTGATAAAGGTCTTAATTCATTAAAAAATAATGGAAAGTTAATCACTGTTTTTTCATTATCCTTTCTCTTCAAGGGTGGACAATCTACTAGAATAAAAAAATGGTTAATAGATAAGAACTTTATAGATACTATTATAACATTACCTTCGGGTCTGTTTTCAAATACCAATATTCCTGTATGTATTATCATTTTTAAAACTGTTTCTTCACGCCCAGGTTATGTAAAGCTATTGGATGCCTCAAATTTTTATAGCAAAGATGGCCCAAGAAATAAGATTTTAAATAATCAACAAATTATAGATCTTTTAAATGATGATTTAGAAAATGACTATTTAAAATATATAAGTACGGAGCATTTTTATAAAAATGATTTCGACTTGTCTTTCGGTAGATACTTTTTAAAAGATATAAATGGTACGCCTTTAAAGGAATTTGCTGAGATTATAAATGGATCTAAAGCTCCTCAAGGTAAAAAAATGCGTCAAGTGCAAATTAAAAACTTAAAAGACGAAGTTTTCGACAGTAAATTAAATAGTACTGAAATCAATTTAAGTGTTATAAATAGAGGTACATTTAAAATAATTGAAAAATCTTGTATCTTAATCGCTACCAAATGGAACTCACTCAAACCTACCTATTTTGAATATACTGGGGAACCAATTGCAATATCTAGATCTATTGTAGCTCTTCGACTAAATGAAGATATCGTTGACCCTACATTTTTCATCAATGAATTATCAGCTGATTATATAAAAAAACAATTGAAAGCTTACAGAGTTGGCTCCGTTCAACCAATACTTCGTAGTAAAGATTTAATTAACATTATTTTTCAATTGCCTACTATGCAAGAGCAGAAGGCAAAAGTTAGTGCAATTATTGAGCTATCCGACAGACTTAAAAAAATAGAAGCTGAAAAAGAAAACATTGTAAGAGGTATTCAAAAAGAAGAAACTGAAAGCTCAACTTCTTTAAGCCATATATTAGGGAAGCCACTATTAAGTATTGGTTCCTCTATAGAAATAATTCAAAATGCTTTAACCAAAGTAGACCCTAACTGGAAAAATATTGTAATTAGTGAACGAAGACAGTTTAAGATGTCTGATGCGTTTGATTCTATTTCAAAAAATTTAAAATACATTCAGGAATTAGCAGATGTCAACACAGCATTAGTGAGTGTATCTGCATTTAATTTAACTGAAATTCATTTCCTAAAGTTTTTGTCAGAATTTGTAAAAACCGAAAAAAAGAGTTTAAATGGCAATATTGATCTTAAACTAGATATACATGATGATATTAAGGAACAAATGAATAATCAAATATTGATTAAAGGGAATGAACAAAAGCTAAAAATTGTTTTAACCAATCTTATAGATAATGCTAAAAATCATGCTTTTATTAATAAAGACCAGGAGCATAAAATAAATATAGAAATCCTTCCATTTACTGGTAATGAAAAAGAGGCTGATCAATTCAATTATGATATAGATGGAAGAAAATCTTACGTAGAAGTTAAGGTCTCTAATACAGGAAAACCATTTCCCAAAGACCTAAAATTAGAGGATTATATTAGAAAAAGTTTTGCCGTGGGGGCAACCAAAAACAAAGGTCTTGGAGGATATGAGGTGAATGAAATACTTAAAGTACATAATGACAGAAAACAAGCTTTAAATATTATCTCAAATCAAGAATTAGAATATTGTACAACAATATCATTTTTATTACCAATTATTTAA
- a CDS encoding helix-turn-helix transcriptional regulator, which produces MVKDKFRNLLDELGVTPEEFGVKIGVGKSGIYKILRGDTKKISDKLSKKISEVYPQYSYEHIKSFNYTTTAAIAIDNEGTIEVQKIVDIVIANYDSFTKNSDFKDLLDRHALNAMKDYLAQKK; this is translated from the coding sequence ATGGTGAAAGATAAATTTAGAAACTTACTTGATGAACTTGGCGTTACTCCTGAAGAGTTTGGGGTAAAAATTGGGGTTGGTAAAAGTGGCATTTATAAGATATTAAGAGGCGACACCAAAAAAATTAGCGACAAGCTTTCTAAAAAAATAAGTGAAGTTTATCCGCAATATAGCTATGAGCATATTAAGAGTTTTAACTATACCACTACTGCTGCTATTGCTATTGATAATGAAGGAACTATTGAGGTACAAAAAATTGTAGACATTGTTATTGCCAATTATGATAGTTTTACTAAAAATTCTGATTTTAAGGATTTACTAGACAGGCATGCCTTAAATGCTATGAAAGATTATTTAGCTCAAAAGAAATAA
- a CDS encoding WYL domain-containing protein, translated as MANSKHAHLRYNILDYCFRKKALNFNQLLVYVNNQIEKYYPEENISERTLREDLKLFRDHKQGFGAPLPNKVRVLKYDTPNFSIATKPLLEYEQYLIEAAQQLLQRFENHPKYEKLAEALLTFQEEEDQDNQLSKVLFYDYNKEYKGIKHLKPLYLAIKKKQVLQITFLGFNNSESKIFEFHPYVLKQYNRRWFVFGLNKTKNIAQWSIPLDERLLNFEVLEDANFIETATNWESFFRPIIGVVKPVNATIEKIILRFYNGREQYFKTKPLHPDYEEFFEEDKQNQIWFEAIINKELVQQLLSYGQDVEVIAPERLKLKMKEHAENMQNYYS; from the coding sequence ATGGCCAATAGCAAACATGCTCATCTAAGGTATAATATACTAGATTATTGCTTTAGAAAAAAAGCACTGAATTTTAATCAATTATTAGTCTATGTGAATAATCAAATAGAAAAATATTATCCCGAAGAAAATATTTCAGAACGAACTTTAAGAGAAGATTTAAAATTATTTCGAGATCATAAACAAGGGTTTGGCGCTCCACTTCCTAATAAAGTGAGAGTTTTAAAATATGATACTCCAAATTTTTCCATTGCAACAAAACCATTATTGGAATATGAACAATATTTAATTGAAGCTGCTCAACAGTTACTACAAAGGTTCGAAAACCACCCTAAATATGAGAAGTTAGCAGAAGCTTTACTTACATTTCAAGAAGAAGAAGATCAAGACAATCAATTATCAAAAGTCTTGTTTTATGACTACAATAAAGAATATAAAGGAATTAAACACCTTAAACCTTTATACCTAGCCATAAAAAAGAAACAAGTTCTTCAAATTACGTTTTTAGGTTTTAATAACAGTGAATCTAAAATATTTGAGTTTCATCCTTATGTATTAAAACAATATAATAGAAGGTGGTTTGTTTTTGGACTTAATAAAACAAAAAACATTGCACAATGGAGTATTCCTTTAGACGAAAGATTACTGAATTTTGAAGTACTAGAAGATGCTAATTTTATTGAAACAGCAACCAATTGGGAGTCTTTTTTCAGACCAATAATTGGTGTTGTTAAACCTGTTAATGCCACCATAGAAAAGATTATACTCCGCTTTTATAATGGTAGAGAACAATATTTTAAAACCAAACCCCTGCATCCTGATTACGAGGAGTTTTTTGAAGAAGATAAACAAAACCAAATCTGGTTTGAGGCTATTATTAATAAAGAATTAGTACAACAATTGTTATCATATGGTCAAGATGTTGAAGTGATTGCTCCAGAGCGTTTAAAACTAAAAATGAAAGAACATGCAGAGAACATGCAAAACTATTACAGTTAA
- a CDS encoding DUF2130 domain-containing protein, with the protein MKDNHIQCPNCQEVFKVDESVYTDIVKQVRDQQFKEEVANRLLAAENEKKAAVELAETKVKNAFDKQLTQKENELNALKFQSKAALTEQLAQKQKEIELLKEKSKTALLEETSKKDATIKDLEAKLQQAASDKELALQKAVIHIEKKRDQLENDIKLKEAEKINLEKSLREEFRLEKDHIAKELQLKDDEIHRLKDFKQKLSTKMLGETLEQHCEIAFNKLRATAFQNAYFEKDNDASSGTKGDYIFKEADANGNEVVSIMFEMKNENETTATKKKNEDFLAKLDKDRKTKGCEYAVLVSLLEADNEYYNTGIVDVSHKYEKMYVIRPQFFIQIITLLRNSGSKALQYKAELNAVRNQNIDITNFEEKMNAFKTGFARNYELAKKQFGTAIQEIDKSILHLNKIKEALTKSENNLRLANNKAEDLSIKKLTRGNPTMKSKFENLSN; encoded by the coding sequence ATGAAAGATAACCACATTCAGTGTCCTAACTGCCAGGAAGTTTTTAAAGTAGATGAATCTGTGTACACAGATATTGTAAAACAAGTAAGAGATCAACAGTTTAAAGAAGAAGTAGCTAACAGACTACTAGCGGCTGAAAATGAAAAAAAAGCAGCTGTAGAACTAGCAGAAACCAAAGTAAAAAATGCTTTTGACAAGCAATTAACCCAGAAGGAAAACGAACTCAATGCACTAAAATTTCAAAGTAAGGCAGCACTAACGGAACAGTTGGCGCAAAAACAGAAAGAAATTGAGTTACTAAAAGAAAAAAGTAAAACAGCATTACTTGAAGAAACTTCTAAAAAAGATGCTACTATTAAAGATTTGGAAGCTAAATTACAACAAGCCGCATCGGATAAAGAATTAGCATTACAAAAAGCGGTAATCCATATTGAAAAAAAAAGAGACCAGTTAGAAAATGATATCAAACTTAAAGAAGCAGAAAAAATAAATCTTGAAAAATCATTAAGAGAAGAGTTCCGATTAGAAAAAGATCATATTGCAAAAGAACTTCAATTAAAAGATGATGAAATTCATCGTTTAAAAGATTTTAAACAAAAGCTTTCTACCAAAATGTTAGGAGAAACCCTAGAACAGCATTGTGAAATAGCGTTTAATAAATTAAGAGCCACTGCTTTTCAAAACGCTTATTTTGAAAAAGACAACGATGCTTCTTCTGGTACCAAAGGAGATTATATTTTTAAAGAAGCCGATGCTAACGGAAATGAGGTTGTTTCTATAATGTTTGAAATGAAAAATGAAAACGAAACAACAGCTACCAAAAAGAAAAACGAAGACTTTTTAGCCAAATTAGATAAAGATAGAAAAACAAAAGGTTGTGAATACGCTGTTTTGGTTTCTTTATTAGAGGCAGATAATGAGTATTACAATACAGGTATTGTTGATGTTTCACACAAATACGAAAAAATGTATGTGATACGTCCGCAATTTTTTATCCAAATAATTACCTTGTTAAGAAACTCTGGTAGTAAAGCCTTGCAATATAAAGCAGAATTAAACGCTGTTAGAAATCAAAATATTGACATCACTAATTTTGAAGAAAAAATGAACGCTTTTAAAACTGGCTTTGCTAGAAATTATGAGTTAGCAAAAAAACAGTTTGGAACCGCTATTCAAGAAATAGATAAAAGTATTTTGCATTTAAATAAAATAAAAGAAGCGCTTACAAAATCAGAAAACAATCTTAGATTAGCCAATAATAAAGCAGAGGATTTAAGTATTAAAAAACTTACCCGTGGCAACCCAACCATGAAAAGTAAGTTTGAAAACTTAAGCAATTAA
- a CDS encoding restriction endonuclease subunit S: MELVSIKSIIEKPITGEWGTEGNGVNVIRTTNFTNEGKLNLENVVKRIVDEKKVKAKKLVFGDVIIEKSGGSPKQPVGRVVFFDQKTELYLCNNFTSILRPKKDKVYPKYLLFILFINHQKGVTSRYQNKTTGIINLKLQNYISELKIPLPSLPEQKRIAAILDEADKLRQLNTQLIKKYDALMQSLFLDMFGDVGMSKTKENFIQLKELITQKPDNGFFAKKDLYNSLGTPVVWLNNFIDKIYIDQMNLRRAQVSRKDDKYALEYGDALFCRSSLTVEGIGKCAIVPESLKEKTLFECHIIRLKFNLDKIVPEYFRFLSNTNYFRSNIKKRAKTSTMTTISQDGITDIKIPVPPIQLQIQFRESLRIIQEQKQQAQAALQKSEDLFNSLLQKAFKGQL; encoded by the coding sequence ATGGAATTAGTAAGTATAAAATCCATAATTGAAAAGCCTATTACAGGGGAATGGGGAACAGAAGGGAATGGAGTTAATGTAATTAGAACTACAAATTTCACTAATGAAGGAAAACTAAATTTAGAAAATGTTGTTAAAAGGATTGTTGATGAAAAAAAAGTAAAGGCTAAAAAATTAGTATTTGGAGATGTTATTATTGAGAAATCAGGAGGAAGTCCTAAGCAACCAGTTGGACGAGTTGTGTTTTTTGATCAGAAAACAGAATTATACTTATGTAATAATTTCACCTCTATCTTACGTCCTAAAAAAGATAAAGTCTATCCAAAATATCTTTTATTTATTTTATTCATAAACCATCAAAAAGGAGTTACAAGCAGATATCAAAATAAGACAACAGGAATTATAAATCTTAAATTACAAAATTATATCTCGGAACTCAAAATCCCCCTACCATCATTACCCGAACAAAAACGTATAGCCGCTATATTAGACGAAGCAGACAAGCTACGCCAACTAAATACGCAATTGATCAAAAAATACGATGCCCTAATGCAAAGTTTATTTTTAGATATGTTTGGGGATGTAGGAATGAGTAAAACGAAAGAAAATTTTATTCAACTTAAAGAGTTAATTACCCAAAAACCTGATAATGGTTTTTTTGCAAAAAAAGACTTATACAATTCTTTAGGCACCCCTGTTGTTTGGTTAAATAATTTTATCGATAAAATATATATAGACCAAATGAATTTAAGAAGAGCTCAGGTGTCAAGAAAAGATGACAAATATGCTTTAGAATATGGAGATGCTTTGTTTTGTCGTTCATCTTTAACCGTTGAAGGAATTGGTAAGTGTGCAATTGTTCCTGAGAGTTTGAAAGAAAAAACATTATTTGAATGTCATATTATTAGATTGAAATTTAATTTAGATAAGATTGTACCTGAATATTTTAGATTTTTATCCAATACTAATTATTTCAGATCTAATATTAAGAAAAGAGCTAAAACTTCAACAATGACAACAATATCACAGGATGGTATTACAGATATAAAAATACCAGTACCTCCTATTCAATTACAAATTCAATTTAGAGAAAGTTTAAGAATTATTCAAGAACAAAAACAACAAGCCCAAGCAGCCTTGCAAAAAAGTGAAGACTTGTTTAACAGTTTGTTACAAAAAGCCTTTAAAGGGCAGTTATAA